DNA sequence from the Teretinema zuelzerae genome:
TCATCGTACCCTTTATTCTGCTAAGCTCTTCGGGAAAGCTCCCGGCGGCCCTCGCTTTTTTTCAGTCGTTTTCAGCAGGCGATCCGGCCCTTACCGGCTATCTTTCAGCATACGCGGTCCTCTACTGGTTGCCGGCGATTGCGCTCTATCTTGTTCTGCGGTTGGGCATGAGCCGGCTGTTCGTGGTTCAGAGGCTGCGCAATTAACAGACGGGCGCGCTCCCGCAAATTCAAGTTTCGCCGTTTTTCTACCGATATACTGAAAACAGACCCGCGATGTTTTGTTTTTGTGGAAATCCGGCTGTAACGTGATACAATTTAGGTAATTTAACCGATCGTATGGAAGGAAGCATAATGAGGGACATGCAGCACTATATTTCGCGGCCGAAGGTTGATGCCCATAATCATCTCAACCTCGGCATGCGCTACACCACATACATGGCATGGTCCGGCTTTGAAATTCCGAATTTCCCCCGTCAGATGGACGGGCTCGACGATATGCACGACATCATTTCCCGCTACACCCGCCCCCGCACGAAAACCGCAGAAGACGTAATAAGCCTCGTAGACATGTCGATCCGCGACGCGATCGCAGACGGAGTGGCTGTACTGGAAGGTTCGATCGATATCGGCTTCATGGTGCATTTTAAAGAGAATATCGATAAATTTCTGCGCATGGTGAACAACTTCGTTTCAACCTACGGATCCCAAATAGAGTTCAGGCCGGAACTGGGAATGGGGAAAACATTCGACAAGAAAAAAATCGCGCGCTGGGCTCCCGCCCTCATGGAAAGCCGCGTATTTAAAAGCATCGACCTCTACGGCCCTGAAATAGAAGACGGAATCGAAGACTTCGTCGATATTTTCAAGCTGGCGGAAAAACTCGATATAAAGAAAAAAGCGCACGTCGGCGAATTTTCGGACGCGCGTTCGGTGCGCAGATTCGTCGAGTTCTTCGATCTCCACGAAGTCCAGCACGGAATAGGAGCGGCCGCCGACGACTCCGTGCTGCGATTCCTCGCAGATCGAAAAGTGCGTTGCAATGTCTGTCCGCAGAGCAACGTGATTCTCGGAGCCGTTCCTTCACTGAAAGAGCATCCGATCAAGAAAATGATAGACGCAGGCGTCCCGATCACCGTCGGAACGGACGACCTTCTATTTTTCGATCAGACGGTTTCCCAGCAGCTATTCCATCTCGTCGACGAAAACGTTATTACCGAAGCCGACGCCGATGCGATCCTTTCCGCCGGACTCTGATTTTTATCTCAAATGAACCATCAACAGCATCACGTCTGAAGCCCTGATTCCAGAAATTCTCGACGCCTGTCCGAGAGTCGCCGGGCGCACGTCCTTCAGCTTATTCATCGACTCCTTCGACAGCCCCGAAACCCCTGAATAATCGAAATCCGACGGTATCTTCGTATCGTCCATTTTTTTCAATTTGTCGATGCGCCGGTCCTGCGCGTCGATGTAGTGCTCGTATCTGATTTCCAGCTCGGCTGCTGTCCTGACTGCCGGCGGAAAGCTCTTGAACGAGGCTTCAAGCGAAAGAATGTCTTCGACGGGAACAAGGGGGTCGCGCAGCGCTTCAGCGCAAGTTTTGCCGATGTGCTTCGCCAACGACGGCGTCGCGCTTCCCTCTGCCGTAGTGATGCGCCGGGCATCCCATTGAGCGGTCAGCCCGTCCCTCAGCTCCAGCTTTTTCCTCAGCCTGTCGAGAGCCTCGGGTCTTCTGAGGCCGATCTCCCAGGATTTCGCCGTCAACCGCTCGTCCGCCGTGTCGTGGCGAAGCTTTAACCGGTATTCGGCCCGCGCGGTGAACATCCGGTAGGGCTCCTTCGTTCCGAGCGTTACCAGATCGTCGATCATAACCCCGATGTA
Encoded proteins:
- a CDS encoding amidohydrolase family protein — its product is MRDMQHYISRPKVDAHNHLNLGMRYTTYMAWSGFEIPNFPRQMDGLDDMHDIISRYTRPRTKTAEDVISLVDMSIRDAIADGVAVLEGSIDIGFMVHFKENIDKFLRMVNNFVSTYGSQIEFRPELGMGKTFDKKKIARWAPALMESRVFKSIDLYGPEIEDGIEDFVDIFKLAEKLDIKKKAHVGEFSDARSVRRFVEFFDLHEVQHGIGAAADDSVLRFLADRKVRCNVCPQSNVILGAVPSLKEHPIKKMIDAGVPITVGTDDLLFFDQTVSQQLFHLVDENVITEADADAILSAGL